The Pollutimonas sp. M17 sequence CCGATGCGCCGATCAAGGCGACCATCTCGCCCGGCCGCACGGCCAGGCCCAGATCGAACAGAACCTGTTTGCCGCCGAAGCTCTTGTCCAGGCCTTCGACACGGATTACCGAGTTCATATGTTTCCCCAAAATGCCAGGCGGCGCGCCGCCTTTCGATGCCCTGCATCTTAGAAAGCGCGTATGACCGGGGGATTAATCTGGAGTGACAGTTTTGTGAAGAGACATGAACGAAGAACAAAAAAAAGCCCCGTTCATATGAACGGGGCTTCTCGATTGCTGCGCGTTTACAGCATTTACTTCGTGGATTTGGTAATGGCGTGGCCGACGTTGCTGATGTCTTCCCCCGCGCCGGCTACCGTGTTGGCGCAGCCTGCCATCAGCATGCAGCCCAACAAAGCCAGTGAAGCCAGAATTTTAGTGCCCATGGCGAATTCCTTTTTATGGTATTACGGTGGCGATATTCTACGATGGGTTCGCCACTTTTACATACAATTCACCCAGGCCTGCGACGGCGCCGACCATGGTGTCGCCGGCCACGACGGGACCCACGCCTTCGGGCGTGCCGGTGAAGATGATGTCGCCGGCCTTGAGCTCGAACAAGCCCGACAGATAGGAAATGGACTCAGCGATATTCCAGATCATCTGCGACAGGTCGCTGGACTGCTTGACCGTGCCGTTCAC is a genomic window containing:
- a CDS encoding entericidin A/B family lipoprotein; this translates as MGTKILASLALLGCMLMAGCANTVAGAGEDISNVGHAITKSTK